Within Pyxidicoccus trucidator, the genomic segment GGCTCGTCATCGAGGAGAAGCCGCCCCCTGGCACGCCACTCCGCGTGGAGACTTTCAGCTTCAAGAGCCGTAACTTCAAGTCGATGGATCCGGACGACGTGAGGGTGCAGATAAGGGCTGACGCAAGCACTGCCCTGAAACACTACGGCAGGACGCTGAACATCCGGCGTCGCGCGCTGGGACTCACCGACGTCGAGGTTCAGGTCCAAAGGGTGCGACTCATCTACGAGGGTGGCGAGCTCAGGCCCGCCAATCCGCTCGTGTCGAAGGCCGCCATCGACATGGTCGAGAGGAGTGTCAAGGAAGTGGAGGTCTCCTTCCAATGAAGTTGGTGACCCTTCAGGACTTGAACGTAACGGACAACCTGACGCTGTTCTTCGACGGCGCACTCGCCGGGAAGTCCTCCCTGGAGCACGAACTGGAGCCCTTCCTCCAAGCGCTTGAGGAGCACGCGGGCGAGTGGATGCCCGACATCGCCAAGGGCAAGCGAAAGCGCAAATACTCCCGGGAATCCTTCTGGAGGGCGTTTGAGGAGCGCCGCGCCGAATATGGGTCCATCGTCGGGCTCTTCCACACGAAGTTTCCCAAGGCTGCGTTGACGTTCGACCTGGGACTGTCGCTTGAGCCACCCGAGATCAACATCTTGCTCGAGGTCCAGCCCCTCTCCTTCTTCACGGAGCCGGAGCGCTGCCGGAAGTTCATTGAGCTGGTCCGCGCCTGGACCTCCCTCTATCCGACTCCCCACGCTGCGGCCCACAGCACGGCGGACATGCAGCTGGCGGACGCCCCCAGTTACGGCCGCGATGCCGAGACCCGCCGCGCCAACGGCTTCGACACCATCTACGAGGTCTTCTGGCTCAACGTCTTCGGGCCGAAGCTGGTGGAAGCCGTCGGCCGCGAGCGCATGCTGTCCACGCCCGCCCACCGGGTGGAGGCGCTCCCCAATGGCTCCATCCTCCTGGTGACCTGGCCCAACGCGGCGGACTTCGCCAGCGACGAAGCACGCATGGCCCAGGCCCGCGCGCACGTCCACCTCCGGCCGGACCTCGACTTCGACACCGTGCTGCGCACCCTGCGCGAGCGCAGCGCCACGCTGGTCCCCGTCGAGCCCCGCTTCCACCCGGACGTGGCGCCCCTGCTCTCCCGCCTGCCGGATGACGTCGCCATCAGCAACCGCCAGCGGAGGATTGCCGAGCTCAACGCCTGGCACCCACCCGAGCCGGAGGAGTGGCTCCCCGCCAGTCTTCCCCCGGACGTGGACGACCCGGGCCTGGTCCGCAAGCACTACGCCTACCTGGCCGAGCACCTCGTGGCGCTCCTGCATACGCCGGTGCCCTCGGTCTTCGAGGCCACCTCCGAGTCGCTGACGGACGTCGACTTCCACTTCTGGAGCGAGAACTTCCCGGAGGTCTTCGAGCGACAGAAAATCGACGCGAGCGCGGTGCCCGCGGTAGGTGCGTACCTGGGCGAGGTGCTGGTGCGAAACCTGGGCGGACAGTGGATTCCGCGCCAGAAGCTCGAGGAAGCGCAGGTGCGCGTCGGCAACCGCGTCTGGCTCCCCTTCGTCCGGGCCCACCGCTACATGCGCTCACGCCAGGCGCTGCTGGACTTCTCCCTCACCCAGCTCTACCGCGTCGCCGAGCGTCACCGCGCCTGACTCACGTCTCGATGCGGTTCCGCCCGTTCGCCTTCGCCCGGTACAGCCGTGCATCGGCAATCTTCAGCAGCTCCTCCACCGCGGCACCGTCCGTGGGAGTCGCGGCGATGCCCGCGCTGAACGTAATCCGGAAGGACTCGCCCGCGTCCCCTTCGAACGTCATCCCCGCGAGCTCCGCCGCCGTGCGCGCCAGAATCTCCTTCGCGTTCGCCGCCGTCTCTCCCAGCAGCGCCACCACGAACTCCTCGCCGCCCCACCTTCCGCGCACATCCTCACGGCGGAACCGCGCTCCCAAGAGCCGCCCCAGCCGCGTCAGCACCCTGTCGCCCGACAGGTGCCCGTACCTGTCGTTCACCTGCTTGAAGTGGTCCACGTCCAGGAAGCACAGCGCCAGCGGCTTCCCCAGCCGCTGCGCCTCCGCCAGCCGCGTCCTCACTCCGTCGATGAACGGCCGGCGCAAGAGCAGCCCCGTCAGCGCGTCCCGCTCCGCCCGCTCGCGCGACAGCCGCGCCCGCTCCAGCCGTGCCTGCACGCGCGCCAGCAGCTCCTCACGCAGCACCGGCTTGGAGATGTAGTCGTCCGCCCCTGCCTGGTACGCCGCCAGCCGGAACTCCAGCCCCAGGTGCGCCGTAATCAGCAGCACCGGCAGCTCCTGCCACTCCGGCGTCGAGCGCAGAATCCGGCACAAATCGAACCCGCTCGGCCCCGGCATCTGCACGTCCAGCAACAACAAGTCCGGCCGGTGCTCCGCCAGCGCCTCCATCAGCCCGTGCGCGTCCCCCAGCCCCACCACCTCGATGTGGTCGCTCGCCAGCGCGTGCGTCAGCGCCGTAATCGCGTCCGGGTCGTCGTCCACCACCAGCACCTTCGAGCGCTCCGGACGCCGCGCCGCCACCATCCGCTCGGCCGCCGCCGTGAAGTCCTGCGACGTGAAGGGCCTCGGCAGGAACAGCGAGGCCCCCGCGTGCGCCGCCGCCACCCGGTCCTCCAGCGTGCCCCCCTCTCCCGTGAAGGCCAGAGGGAGCTGCGACAGCCCCTCCTCCGCCCGCAGCGCATGCGCCACGGAGATGCCTCCCAGCGGCTCCCCCAGGTGCATGTGGATGAGCACCCCGTCCACCCACTGCCGCCGCGCCAGCACGCGCGCCTCGTCCGCCGTGCGCGCCGGCAGCACCCGCACCACGTGCGCGCGCCCCAGGCGCTCCGCGTCCGCCAGCACCGCCGCGTCCTCGTCCACCACCAGCAGCACACCCTCGACGGGCAGCACCGGCCCGGGCGCCCCGGCGGGCGCCGGCTTCACCGGCACGGCCGCCCGCGTCGCCAGCGCGCGGAAGGCCTCCTCCATCGCCCCCGCATCCAGCACGCCACCGTCGCGCGCCGGCTTCAGCACCAGCTCCAGCCGGCCCGCCGCGGAGCTCACCTCCGCGTAGCCATAGCTGCCCGCCGTGCCGTGCAACTTGTGGACAACCGTGTACGCCTCGTCCAGCGCCTCGCGCTCACCCGCGCGCACGCGCCCCAGCAGCGCCTCCAGCCCGCCCACCTTCTCCCGCAGCCGGGAGCCATACTCCGCGTTGAGCGCGGCGAGGCTGGCGGCCAGGTCGTCACCCACCACCACCTCATCCTCCAGCGCCTCGGGCGGAGGGGGCGGAGGCGTGACGGGCGCGAAGAGCTGCGCCACCCACACGAGCAACTCCTCCGGCCGGTACGGCTTGTGGATGATGCGCGCCACCCCCAGCTGCCGCGTCAGCAGCTCGTGGCTCTTCAGGTCCTTCCAGAAGGCGGACGCGAAGAGGACGGGCAAGTCCGGCTGCGTCTTGCGCAGCTCGCGGATGAAGTCCGCGCCCGTCATGCCCGGCAGCAGGCCGTCGACAATCGCCGCGTCCACCGGCACGCGCTCCAGCAGCGTCAGGGCCTCCGCGGCGGTGCGCGCGGGCTCCACGCGGTAGCCCTTCTCACGCAGGAAGGTGGAGACCAGCGTCTGCAAGTCCTTGTCGTCCTCGAGGAAGAGGAGCGTCCTGCCGCTGCTCATGAAGAAGCCTTTCTCGCCGTCGCCGCCGTCGCCGCGTCTCGCCGCGCCAGCAGGCCATTGAGGAGCTCTCGCACGGAGGACACCAGCTCGTCCTCCGAGGAGCGCGCCTTGGTGAGGTGTCGTGTAATGCCCAGCGTCAGCTGCCGCTGGTCCGTGCGGGACAGCTCGCGTCCCGTGAAGACGATGAGGGGCGTGGCGCGCCCCTTGCCCTGGCGGAGGATGTCCACCACCTCGAAGCCGTCCAGCCGGGGCAGGCCCACGTCCAGGACGATGAGGTCCGGCGTCGTCTCGCGCGCCAGCGCCACCGCGCTCTCTCCGTCCGCCGCTTCGAATACCTGCACGCCGCCCAGGCGCTCCAATTGCGCGCACAGCACCCGCCGGGTGGCGGCGTCGTCATCCACCACCAGCACCCGCGCATTCCCGGGCTGCCGCATGGCATAGCGCAGCGACTTGAGCAGCCGCGTCTCCTCCAGCGGCTTCGTCATCCAGTCCACCCACAGCGGCGTGCCCACGCCCTCGTCCTCCGTCGAGCGCCCGGACAGCGCCAGCACCGGCAGCTCGCGCGTGCGCGCCTGCTCGCGCAGCCGCCGCACCCAGTCCATCGCCTGCCCGTCCGGCATCTGCGTGTCCACCACCAGCGCGTCCGGCAGCGACTCCTCCAGCGCCTTCGCCGCCTCCGCCAGGCTGGCCGCGCGCACCACGCGGTAGCCCTCGGCCGCCAGCAGCCCGCGCAGCAGCGTGGACAGCTCCGTGTCCGCGGTGGCCACCAGCACGTTGTAGCGGGACTCGTCGCGCGGCACCGACGCCGGCTCCGCCTGCGCCGCGAGCCTCGCCGCCTCCAGGGTGAAGGTGAAGGTGGAGCCCTTCCCCTCCTCGCTCTCCACCTCGATGCGGCCCCCGTGCTGGTCGACAATCGCCTGCGAAATCGCCAGCCCCAGGCCCGTGCCACCCTTGCTGCGGGTGTCCGAGCCGTCCAGTTGCTGGAAGCGCCCGAAGAGCCGGCCGCGCTGCTCCGGGGAGATGCCCGGCCCCTGGTCCACCACGCTGAAGCGCACGCGCCCCCCCGGCGCATCCAGCGCGCGCACCGTCACCGGCGCACCCCGGGGTGAGAACTTCACCGCGTTGGACACCAGGTTGGTGAGCACCTGGATGAGCCTGTCCCTGTCCCCCTTCACCTGGGGCTCACCCTCCACCTCCGAGCGCAGCGTCACCCCGGCCGTCTCCGCCATGCCCTGGACGCCGGAGAGCGTGGACTCCACCAACTCCGTGCACTCCAGCAGGGCCAGCTTCAGCTCCAGCTTGCCCGCCTCCATCTTCTCCAGGTCGAGGATGTCGTTGATGAGGCGGATGAGGCGCTCGGTGTTGGTGCGGGCGATGCGCACCATGTCCAGCGCCTGCGGGGGCAGCTCGCCCATGATGCCGCCCTCCAGCAGGCCCAGCGAGCCGCGGATGGAGGTGAGCGGCGTGCGCAGCTCGTGGCTCACGGTGGAGATGAACTCGTTCTTCATCCGCTCCACCTCCTTGCGCTCGGTGATGTCGCGCACGAAGGCGGTGAAGCGCGGCGGACCCTCGCCCGCCACGCGTGCAATCGTCAGCTCCGCGGGGAAGACGCTCCCGTCCGCGCGCAGGCACGGGGACTCCAGCCGCGTGGACCGGCCCGCGGGCGCGTCCAGGGCGGAGGCCACGCGCTCGCGCTCCCCGGCGGGCAGCGACGCGGGCAGCGCCAGCGCCAGGAAGTCGCGGCCCAGCGCCTGCGCGGACTCCAGCCGGAAGGTCTGCTGCGCGGCCGGGTTCAGCTCCAGCAGGTGGCCCTTCCCGTCCAGCAGGAGGATGCCGTCCGGCGACGCCTCCAGGATGGCGGCCTTGCGCTGCTCGCTGGCGCTCAGCTCGCCGTTGGCCGTGGACAGCGCGGTGGTGCGCTCCTCCACCCGCTGCTCCAGGCCCACGTTGAGCACGCCCAGCTCCGTGGTGGCGCGCGACAGCCGCACCAGCACCACCAGCACGTACGCGCCCAGCAGCAGCGACACCCCGAAGAAGGCCACGCGCGAGCGCTCGTTGCGCGCCTGCGCCCGCTCGTAGAGCTGCAGGTACGCGGTGATGAGGCGCTCGGCCTGCGCGCTCGCGGTGCGCTCCAGCATCGCCCGCAGCGCGGCGTTCGCCTCGCCTTGCGCACCCCGGGCGTCCGCCTCACGGGCGCGGGCCAGCAGGGACTCCCCTTCCCCGAGCGCGCGCTGGTACGCGTCCAGCGACGCATTCAACGACTGGCGGTCCTCGTCCGTCAGGAAGGAGGGGAAGGTGCGCAGCGCGTCCGCCCGGGCCCTCAGCGCCGCGAAGTCCGACGCGGCCGAGCCGTGCACCTCCGGCATCCCCTGACGCGCGCGCAGCGCGTCCAGCTCCAGCTCGGCGCTGGCCACGCGGAGCTGCCGCAGGGACGTGCGGTAGCGGTCGTTCTCCGCGACCTCCCACGGACGGCCCACCACGAACAGGCCACACAGCAGCAGCAGCGCGCCCGCCGCCATCACCACCGACCGTTTGGACAGGCGCGACACCTTCATGCCGGCACCAGCTTGCGAATCTCCGCCGGCAGCGTCATCGGGTCGAACGGCTTGCCGATGACGCCCAGGGCGCCCAGCTCCAGGTAGCGGGCCACCTCCTGCTTCTGGATTTTCGCCGTCATGAAGATGATGGGCGTGTGGGCGGTGGCCTCCTGCGCGCGCAGCCTGCCGAACGTCGTCGGCCCGTCCATGCCGGGCATCATCACGTCCAGGAGGATGAGGTCCGGCTTCTCCGCCGCGCCCTTCTCCAGCGCCTCCGCGCCGGAAGAGGCCAGCACCGTCTGCCAGCCCCCCACCCGGCTCAGGCTCAGGTTGCCGATGGTGCGGATGTCGTCCTCGTCGTCGACGAGCATCACCTTGCGCAAGGTCGTCATGATTGTTGGCCTCGGTCCGGGGTGCGGGGCGGGGTACGGATGCTGTGATTTTCCGGATTCATACGGAGTTCGGAGGAGAATCGGGAGGGCACTCGGGCAGGTCGAACCAGAAGGTGGTGCCGGCGTCGCGGGCGGTGACGTAGTCCAGGGTGCCGCCCAGCCGCTCCACCAGCCCCCGGGCGATGCTCAGCCCCAGGCCGGTGCCGCCGCGCCCCCGGCTGTCGGAGCCGTCCGCCTGAGCAAACTTCTGGAAGATGCGGGCGCGGAAGGCGTCGGGCACACCGGGCCCCCGGTCCTCCACGGCGACGCGCAGCCCGCCCGCATGGCGGACCAGGCGCAGCGTGACGCGCTCACCGCGCGGGGAGAACTTGATGGCGTTGGACAGGAGGTTGGCCAACACCTGCTCCAGCCGGTCCGCGTCCACCCGGGCCCGGGCACCCGGCGCGTCCAGCATCAGCTCCACCTGGACGCCGTACTCGCAGGCGTAGCCCTGGTGCGCCTCCACCGCGTGCGCGAGCAGCGGCGCCAGCTCCGCCGGCTCCAGGCTGACGTCCAGCTTGCCGGACTCCAGCTTGTCCAAATCGAGGATGTCGTTGATGAGGCGGATGAGGCGCTCGCTGTTCTTGCGGGCGATGCCAATCATCTCCGCCACCGGCGCCGGCATCGGCCCGGCCACCCCGCCCTCCAGCAGCCCCAGCGAGCCGCGAATGGAGGTGAGCGGCGTGCGCAGCTCGTGGCTCACCGTGGAGACGAACTCGTTCTTCAGCCGCTGCTGCTCCTCCAGCGCCACGCGCGCGAGGCGCACGGTGACGGCGTCGAACTCCAGCTCCACCCACGCGGCCAGGTCCGCGAGCGCCGCGCGGTCCGCGTCGGAGAACTCGCGCGCCGCGGAGTCGATGATGCAGAGGGTGCCCACGCGGCTGCCGTCCGGGGCGCGCACCGGGTGGCCCGCGTAGAAGCGGACGAAGGGCGCGCCGACGACGAGCGGGTTGTCATGGAAGCGCGCGTCGAGGAAGGCGTCGGGCACCACGAAGGCGCCGGGACTGAGGATGGCGTGGCCGCAGAAGGAGACGTCGCGCGGCGTCTCGGACGCGGACAGCCCCACGCGCGCCTTGAACCACTGCCGGCCCTCGTCCAGCAGCGACACCAGGGCAATGGGCACGCCGAACAGCCTCGCCGCGGTGCGGACGATGCGGTCGAAGCGCTCCTCGGCCGGGGTGTCCAGCACGCACAGGTTGCGCAGCGCCAGGAGGCGCCGCGACTCGTCCGGAGGCAGGGAGGGCGGGAGCATGGGAAGGGCTCCGCAGTGCTAACCCACCTGCGCTGGAATGGGGAGAGGGCGGCCAGCGGCGGCCCGCTCCGGGGTGTGGCGGGCGAGCGGGCGGGCGTCTACCCCGTCGCGCGGCGCTTCCGGGCCGGGCGAGCGACAGCGGCGGCGGCGGCACCGGGGCGAGGCATCACCGTGACGACGGCGTTCACCACCCGGGACACCGCGCGGAGCTGGGCGGGCTC encodes:
- a CDS encoding response regulator — translated: MSSGRTLLFLEDDKDLQTLVSTFLREKGYRVEPARTAAEALTLLERVPVDAAIVDGLLPGMTGADFIRELRKTQPDLPVLFASAFWKDLKSHELLTRQLGVARIIHKPYRPEELLVWVAQLFAPVTPPPPPPEALEDEVVVGDDLAASLAALNAEYGSRLREKVGGLEALLGRVRAGEREALDEAYTVVHKLHGTAGSYGYAEVSSAAGRLELVLKPARDGGVLDAGAMEEAFRALATRAAVPVKPAPAGAPGPVLPVEGVLLVVDEDAAVLADAERLGRAHVVRVLPARTADEARVLARRQWVDGVLIHMHLGEPLGGISVAHALRAEEGLSQLPLAFTGEGGTLEDRVAAAHAGASLFLPRPFTSQDFTAAAERMVAARRPERSKVLVVDDDPDAITALTHALASDHIEVVGLGDAHGLMEALAEHRPDLLLLDVQMPGPSGFDLCRILRSTPEWQELPVLLITAHLGLEFRLAAYQAGADDYISKPVLREELLARVQARLERARLSRERAERDALTGLLLRRPFIDGVRTRLAEAQRLGKPLALCFLDVDHFKQVNDRYGHLSGDRVLTRLGRLLGARFRREDVRGRWGGEEFVVALLGETAANAKEILARTAAELAGMTFEGDAGESFRITFSAGIAATPTDGAAVEELLKIADARLYRAKANGRNRIET
- a CDS encoding ATP-binding protein, whose translation is MKVSRLSKRSVVMAAGALLLLCGLFVVGRPWEVAENDRYRTSLRQLRVASAELELDALRARQGMPEVHGSAASDFAALRARADALRTFPSFLTDEDRQSLNASLDAYQRALGEGESLLARAREADARGAQGEANAALRAMLERTASAQAERLITAYLQLYERAQARNERSRVAFFGVSLLLGAYVLVVLVRLSRATTELGVLNVGLEQRVEERTTALSTANGELSASEQRKAAILEASPDGILLLDGKGHLLELNPAAQQTFRLESAQALGRDFLALALPASLPAGERERVASALDAPAGRSTRLESPCLRADGSVFPAELTIARVAGEGPPRFTAFVRDITERKEVERMKNEFISTVSHELRTPLTSIRGSLGLLEGGIMGELPPQALDMVRIARTNTERLIRLINDILDLEKMEAGKLELKLALLECTELVESTLSGVQGMAETAGVTLRSEVEGEPQVKGDRDRLIQVLTNLVSNAVKFSPRGAPVTVRALDAPGGRVRFSVVDQGPGISPEQRGRLFGRFQQLDGSDTRSKGGTGLGLAISQAIVDQHGGRIEVESEEGKGSTFTFTLEAARLAAQAEPASVPRDESRYNVLVATADTELSTLLRGLLAAEGYRVVRAASLAEAAKALEESLPDALVVDTQMPDGQAMDWVRRLREQARTRELPVLALSGRSTEDEGVGTPLWVDWMTKPLEETRLLKSLRYAMRQPGNARVLVVDDDAATRRVLCAQLERLGGVQVFEAADGESAVALARETTPDLIVLDVGLPRLDGFEVVDILRQGKGRATPLIVFTGRELSRTDQRQLTLGITRHLTKARSSEDELVSSVRELLNGLLARRDAATAATARKASS
- a CDS encoding response regulator, whose amino-acid sequence is MTTLRKVMLVDDEDDIRTIGNLSLSRVGGWQTVLASSGAEALEKGAAEKPDLILLDVMMPGMDGPTTFGRLRAQEATAHTPIIFMTAKIQKQEVARYLELGALGVIGKPFDPMTLPAEIRKLVPA
- a CDS encoding GAF domain-containing sensor histidine kinase, with amino-acid sequence MLPPSLPPDESRRLLALRNLCVLDTPAEERFDRIVRTAARLFGVPIALVSLLDEGRQWFKARVGLSASETPRDVSFCGHAILSPGAFVVPDAFLDARFHDNPLVVGAPFVRFYAGHPVRAPDGSRVGTLCIIDSAAREFSDADRAALADLAAWVELEFDAVTVRLARVALEEQQRLKNEFVSTVSHELRTPLTSIRGSLGLLEGGVAGPMPAPVAEMIGIARKNSERLIRLINDILDLDKLESGKLDVSLEPAELAPLLAHAVEAHQGYACEYGVQVELMLDAPGARARVDADRLEQVLANLLSNAIKFSPRGERVTLRLVRHAGGLRVAVEDRGPGVPDAFRARIFQKFAQADGSDSRGRGGTGLGLSIARGLVERLGGTLDYVTARDAGTTFWFDLPECPPDSPPNSV